Proteins from one Lacrimispora sphenoides genomic window:
- a CDS encoding type II secretion system F family protein yields MKMKAKKRYSARELSAFCLQISILLHAAIPLDEGLSVMAEDSVWEEEKQILKQMAEEAELGVPFSKVLENTGLYPAYVIRMSKLGEETGTLDQIMESLAGYYEKEHILMKNIRNAVTYPIIMIFMLLVVLLVLFTRVMPIFEQVYQQLGAEMSPVSLAATRLGGVFCAVALVLGILLALAAALVWLFGRKGKKLLVAERLIQWIKKRSRMALAISNRRFTAVLALTLHSGLELEKGMELAEQLVENQIVEEKIRHCAKELETGTDYYTAMKNTGLFNGFYAQMIKVGTRSGQLDRVMEEISRSYEDEADTAMEHMVSRFEPTVVAVLAIAVGLVLLSVMLPLVSVLSAIG; encoded by the coding sequence TCTTGACGAGGGATTGTCTGTTATGGCGGAGGATTCTGTATGGGAGGAAGAGAAACAAATTCTTAAGCAAATGGCAGAAGAGGCTGAGCTAGGGGTTCCTTTCTCAAAAGTACTGGAGAATACAGGCCTTTATCCAGCCTATGTGATCCGGATGTCAAAGCTGGGGGAGGAGACAGGGACTCTGGACCAGATCATGGAGTCCTTGGCCGGATATTATGAAAAAGAGCATATCCTTATGAAAAACATCAGGAATGCAGTTACTTACCCTATCATCATGATTTTTATGCTTCTGGTGGTTCTTCTGGTTTTATTCACCAGAGTTATGCCCATATTTGAACAAGTATACCAACAGCTGGGGGCAGAGATGTCGCCGGTTTCTCTTGCTGCAACAAGACTTGGAGGCGTATTCTGTGCAGTTGCCCTGGTTCTTGGGATCCTTCTGGCTCTTGCAGCTGCCCTGGTATGGCTTTTCGGCAGGAAAGGGAAAAAGCTTTTGGTTGCGGAACGGCTGATCCAGTGGATTAAAAAAAGAAGCCGCATGGCTCTTGCAATATCCAACCGGCGTTTTACTGCGGTCCTGGCACTTACTCTTCACAGCGGATTAGAGCTGGAAAAGGGGATGGAACTGGCAGAGCAGCTGGTTGAGAATCAGATAGTGGAAGAAAAGATCAGACATTGTGCGAAAGAGCTTGAAACTGGAACAGATTATTATACCGCCATGAAGAATACCGGGCTGTTTAACGGCTTCTACGCGCAGATGATAAAGGTAGGAACCAGAAGCGGCCAGCTGGACCGGGTCATGGAGGAAATCTCCAGAAGCTATGAAGATGAAGCGGATACGGCCATGGAACATATGGTCAGCCGGTTTGAACCTACGGTGGTGGCAGTGCTTGCCATTGCGGTGGGACTGGTGCTTTTGTCTGTCATGCTTCCTCTTGTCAGTGTCTTGTCGGCGATCGGATAG
- a CDS encoding DUF4860 domain-containing protein, whose protein sequence is MSGKEYQRGQMANALFTILLFLVFVLCALFSVLIGGKVFENINARAENTYQKDVALSYIANKVRQGDEAGRVTLTEMSGTSVLKLEQEIQDSVYVTLIYYQDGRLWELFTDEESGLGVGDGNEILECSPVSMEMDGRLLHIKTEMEGGDRLWLSLRSGGADHE, encoded by the coding sequence GTGAGCGGAAAAGAATATCAGAGAGGCCAGATGGCCAATGCTCTGTTTACCATACTGCTGTTCCTTGTATTTGTGCTCTGCGCTTTATTCTCGGTGCTCATCGGAGGCAAAGTTTTTGAGAACATCAATGCCAGAGCAGAGAATACCTACCAAAAGGATGTAGCCTTAAGTTACATAGCCAACAAAGTGAGGCAGGGGGATGAAGCTGGCAGGGTTACTCTGACAGAGATGTCAGGAACTTCTGTCCTTAAGCTGGAACAGGAGATACAGGATTCGGTTTATGTGACCCTTATTTATTACCAGGATGGCAGGCTGTGGGAGCTATTTACAGACGAAGAAAGCGGCCTGGGAGTAGGAGACGGGAATGAGATTCTGGAATGCAGCCCGGTTTCCATGGAAATGGATGGCAGGCTTCTGCATATAAAAACGGAGATGGAAGGCGGAGACCGCCTCTGGCTTTCCTTAAGAAGCGGAGGGGCAGACCATGAATAG